One region of Camelina sativa cultivar DH55 chromosome 6, Cs, whole genome shotgun sequence genomic DNA includes:
- the LOC104790899 gene encoding low-temperature-induced 65 kDa protein-like, with translation MSRQLDPVAELESLKTHVDHSGNPSLSTLSQRSQSGEASKRSPSGSPRKENEGEHSHHKKSLFSKMKDKAKKLQHSLSTKKRHDEDGDATMSPFSRSEDHEVREGGYASLSPRDKSKDRKIREDGGGEVEEEEDPEYLGAPMYESKKAPEELKKTAMQHPRENPVITETNVLSVLPAKHDAEQEQKDCTGSNTEHPVISEKNVLSDVKQEKPVHSDTTTLTGGSMAEKTEKECTSQEPISPSKTVTETVTEKLAPAYAKVSDATNAITKKIQDMAFPESTEPDEDINDVSEINTAGTNQPTGFNTKVWDKGVSMKEYISQKFEPSEDDRELSRVISKAISPRKASSQATSFGAATTSLPAPNSADNKAPLLANTNEIVEEENHGKILQPN, from the exons ATGTCGCGTCAACTTGACCCGGTAGCTGAGCTCGAAAGCTTAAAAACACATGTTGATCATTCTGGTAATCCCAGCCTCTCAACACTTAGCCAGCGTTCTCAAT CTGGTGAAGCTTCAAAGAGGTCGCCTTCTGGTTCACCAAGAAAGGAAAATGAAGGAGAACATTCCCACCACAAGAAATCTTTGTTCTCCAAAATGAAGGATAAAGCGAAAAAACTGCAGCACAGCCTCAGCACCAAGAAGAGACATGATGAAGATGGTGACGCGACCATGTCACCGTTTAGCAGATCCGAAGACCATGAAGTTAGAGAAGGAGGTTATGCATCACTTTCACCACGTGACAAGTCGAAAGACCGTAAAATCAgagaagatggaggaggagaagttgaagaagaagaagatcctgAATATCTTGGAGCCCCaa TGTATGAATCAAAGAAGGCACCTGAAGAGTTAAAGAAGACTGCTATGCAGCATCCCCGGGAAAACCCTGTGATCACTGAGACGAATGTCTTGTCTGTTCTCCCAGCCAAACACGACGCTGAACAAGAGCAAAAAGATTGTACTGGTTCCAACACAGAACATCCTGTGATCTCTGAGAAGAATGTTTTGTCTGATGTCAAGCAAGAGAAACCTGTTCATTCTGACACAACAACGTTAACAGGAGGATCCATGGCTGAGAAGACAGAGAAAGAGTGCACAAGCCAGGAACCTATTAGTCCAAGCAAGACCGTAACAGAAACCGTGACAGAGAAGCTAGCACCTGCTTATGCCAAAGTTTCTGACGCAACTAACGCTATAACTAAGAAGATTCAAGATATGGCTTTTCCTGAATCAACAGAGCCAGATGAAGATATAAATGATGTTTCAGAAATAAACACTGCTGGAACTAACCAGCCAACTGGCTTCAATACTAAG GTGTGGGACAAAGGAGTATCAATGAAGGAATACATATCCCAGAAGTTTGAGCCTAGCGAAGACGATAGAGAACTTTCTCGAGTGATATCTAAAGCTATCAGTCCTCGTAAAGCTTCTTCTCAGGCTACTAGTTTTGGTGCAGCCACAACCTCCTTACCTGCTCCAAATTCAGCAGACAACAAAGCCCCCCTTTTAGCCAACACGAATGAAA ttgttgaagaagaaaatcacGGGAAGATACTtcaaccaaactaa
- the LOC104790898 gene encoding protein TOC75-3, chloroplastic isoform X2 has product MAAFSVNGQLIPAATSSTNSYPLSSRRKFISPSTSRLPRFSSPSPRVPSIKCSSSSLPSRDTEPSSKDSLLKNLAKPLAVASVSSAASLFLFRISNLPSVLTGGGGGGGGGGDGNFGGFGGGGGDGDGGFWGKLFSPAPAVADEEQSPDWDSHGLPANIVVQLNKLSGFKKYKVSDIMFFDRRRQTTIGTEDSFFEMVSIRPGGVYTKAQLQKELETLATCGMFEKVDLEGKTKPDGTLGVTISFAESTWQSADRFRCINVGLMVQSKPIEMDSDMTDKEKLEYYRSLEKDYKRRIDRARPCLLPAPVYGEVMQMLRDQGKVSARLLQRIRDRVQKWYHDEGYACAQVVNFGNLNTKEVVCEVVEGDITQLVIQFQDKLGNVVEGNTQVPVVRRELPKQLRQGYVFNIEAGKQALRNINSLGLFSNIEVNPRPDEKNEGGIIVEIKLKELEQKSAEVSTEWSIVPGRGGAPTLASFQPGGSVTFEHRNLQGLNRSLMGSVTTSNFLNPQDDLSFKLEYVHPYLDGVYNPRNRTFKTSCFNSRKLSPVFTGGPGVEEVPPIWVDRAGLKANITENFTRQSKFTYGLVMEEITTRDESSHIAANGQRLLPSGGISADGPPTTLSGTGIDRMAFLQANITRDNTKFINGAVVGERTVFQVDQGLGIGSKFPFFNRHQLTMTKFIQLLQVEEGAGKPPPPVLVLHGHYGGCVGDLPSYDAFVLGGPYSVRGYNMGEIGAARNIAEVSAEIRIPVKNTHVYAFVEHGNDLGSSKDVKGNPTAVYRRTGQGSSYGAGVKLGLVRAEYAVDHNNGTGALFFRFGERY; this is encoded by the exons ATGGCCGCCTTCTCCGTCAACGGGCAGCTTATCCCGGCGGCGACTAGCTCTACCAATTCTTATCCTCTCTCTTCTCGCAGGAAATTTATTTCGCCTTCCACATCTCGTCTTCCTCGCTTCTCCTCACCATCTCCTCGCGTCCCGTCGATAAAATGCAGCAGTAGCAGCTTACCTAGCCGAGATACTGAGCCTTCTTCGAAGGATTCTCTCCTTAAAAACCTAGCGAAACCTCTAGCCGTAGCCTCAGTCTCGTCCGCTGCTTCCTTGTTTCTATTCCGAATCTCGAATCTTCCGTCGGTTCTGAccggtggaggtggaggtggaggtggaggaggagatgggAATTTCGGTGGGTTTGGTGGTGGAGGCGGTGATGGAGATGGTGGATTTTGGGGGAAATTGTTTTCTCCGGCTCCGGCGGTTGCTGATGAGGAACAATCACCGGATTGGGATTCTCATGGTTTGCCGGCGAACATCGTTGTGCAATTGAACAAGCTTAGTGGTTTCAAGAAGTATAAGGTTTCTGATATTATGTTCTTTGATCGACGGAGACAAACCACGATTGGTACTGAAGACTCCTTCTTCGAGATGGTCTCGATTCGTCCCGGCGGTGTTTACACTAAAGCTCAATTGCAGAAGGAGCTTGAAACCCTAGCTACTTGTGGAATGTTCGAGAAGGTTGATTTGGAAGGGAAAACGAAACCTGACGGAACCCTAGGTGTTACCATCTCCTTTGCTGAGAGTACATGGCAATCTGCTGATAGGTTCCGATGTATCAACGTTGGGCTGATGGTGCAATCGAAGCCGATTGAGATGGACTCGGATATGACTGATAAAGAGAAGCTTGAGTATTACAGGAGCTTGGAGAAGGACTACAAGAGGAGAATCGATAGGGCGCGTCCGTGTTTGTTGCCTGCACCTGTGTATGGTGAGGTGATGCAGATGCTGAGGGACCAAGGGAAAGTGAGTGCGAGGCTTTTGCAGAGGATTAGGGACCGTGTTCAGAAATGGTACCATGACGAAGGGTATGCTTGTGCTCAAGTTGTGAATTTTGGGAATTTGAACACTAAGGAGGTTGTTTGTGAAGTTGTGGAAGGTGATATTACTCAGCTGGTGATTCAGTTTCAAGATAAGCTCGGGAATGTGGTTGAAGGGAACACTCAAGTTCCTGTGGTGCGCAGGGAATTGCCTAAGCAG CTCCGCCAAGGCTATGTTTTCAACATTGAAGCTGGGAAACAAGCTCTTAGGAACATCAACTCATTAGGTTTGTTCTCTAATATTGAAGTCAATCCACGCCCAGATGAGAAAAATGAAGGGGGAATTATCGTTGAGATCAAACTGAAAGAGCTAGAGCAGAAGTCAGCTGAAGTCAGTACTGAATGGAGTATCGTTCCTGGGCGCGGAGGAGCTCCCACACTG GCTTCATTCCAGCCAGGTGGGTCTGTTACTTTCGAACATCGAAACCTCCAGGGTCTTAATAGGTCTCTCATGGGTTCAGTGACCACTAGCAACTTCTTGAATCCTCAG gaTGATCTTTCGTTTAAGCTTGAGTATGTGCACCCGTATCTCGATGGTGTTTACAATCCTCGTAACCGTACATTCAAGACGAGCTGCTTCAACAGCCGCAAACTTAGCCCAGTATTTACTGGAGGACCCGGTGTTGAGGAAGTGCCACCAATTTGGGTTGATCGAGCTGGTCTCAAAGCTAATATAACTGAG AACTTCACACGTCAGAGTAAGTTTACATATGGACTTGTGATGGAGGAGATAACAACCCGAGATGAAAGCAGTCACATTGCTGCAAATGGTCAGAGACTACTACCTAGCGGTGGAATCAGTGCTGATGGACCTCCAACAACTCTCAGTGGTACCGGTATCGATCGGATGGCTTTTCTACAAGCCAACATCACCCGCGACAATACCAAATTTATTAATGGGGCAGTAGTTGGAGAGAGAACTGTCTTTCAG GTTGATCAGGGACTGGGTATTGGGAGCAAATTCCCATTCTTCAACCGCCACCAGTTAACCATGACAAAATTCATTCAGCTGCTGCAAGTAGAAGAAGGCGCTGGTAAGCCACCACCACCAGTTCTAGTCCTCCACGGGCATTACGGAGGCTGCGTTGGCGACCTTCCAAGCTACGATGCTTTTGTCCTCGGTGGTCCGTACTCCGTCCGTGGCTACAATATGGGTGAGATTGGCGCTGCTAGAAACATTGCCGAG GTCAGTGCTGAGATCAGAATACCTGTGAAGAATACGCATGTCTACGCCTTTGTTGAGCACGGAAATGATTTAGGAAGCTCAAAGGACGTGAAGGGAAACCCTACAGCAGTCTACAGGAGAACGGGACAGGGTTCATCCTACGGTGCAGGTGTGAAACTCGGATTGGTCCGGGCGGAGTATGCTGTAGATCACAACAACGGAACCGGTGCTCTGTTCTTCCGGTTTGGAGAGAGGTATTAA
- the LOC104698922 gene encoding receptor like protein kinase S.3-like, producing MDVVCNSLSTTHEPPNRYGLTKLQQTQQWHSQNRLKAFLRTCSNLTIDIKVYLLRMGAALRSMYVNSKYEEVREEWEEDYSPQRFSYKALYKATKGFKESELIGTEANGTVYKGKLSSNAHIAVKKVSLDAEQDTKNLVSQIVGIGKLRHKNLVQLLGYCRRKGELLLVYDYMPYGNLDEFLFNDERPNLSWSQRLHIIKGVASALVYLHEQIVLHRDVKAANVLLDEDLNGRLDFGLARFGTNRNPMLGSVGYVAPELIITGMPTTKADVYSFGALLLEFACGRMFIEYPGKPEEFNLISWVCQCWKRGNLAGARDARLEGDYVCKEIELVLKLGLLCAQYNPEDRPSMSQVVNYLEGNDVLPEMPPDTPGISIPTPYNEVLA from the exons ATGGACG TGGTCTGCAACTCATTGTCCACAACACACGAACCACCAAACAGATACGGCTTGACAAAGTTGCAACAGACACAACAATGGCATTCACAAAATCGGTTAAAAGCTTTCTTGAGAACCTGCAGTAATCTGACAATAGATATTAAAGTGTATCTTTTGAGAATGGGAGCAGCATTAAGATCAATGTATGTGAACAGCAAGTACGAAGAAGTCCGAGAAGAATGGGAGGAAGATTACAGCCCTCAGAGGTTCTCTTACAAAGCTCTCTACAAAGCCACCAAAGGGTTCAAAGAGAGCGAGCTGATCGGTACAGAGGCAAACGGTACAGTCTACAAAGGAAAGCTCTCTTCCAATGCACATATTGCTGTAAAGAAAGTTTCTTTGGATGCAGAACAAGATACCAAGAACCTGGTTTCTCAGATTGTTGGTATTGGGAAGTTAAGGCACAAAAACCTTGTGCAGCTCTTAGGATACTGCAGAAGAAAAGGTGAATTACTCTTGGTCTATGATTATATGCCTTATGGAAACCTCGACGAATTCTTATTTAACGACGAAAGGCCTAACCTTAGTTGGTCCCAAAGGCTTCACATCATCAAAGGAGTGGCTTCAGCACTTGTCTATTTGCACGAACAGATTGTTCTCCACCGAGATGTTAAAGCCGCAAATGTACTCTTGGATGAGGATTTAAACGGGCGGCTAGATTTCGGTCTAGCTAGGTTCGGCACAAACAGGAATCCAATGCTTGGAAGCGTAGGGTATGTGGCACCAGAGCTAATCATAACAGGAATGCCAACAACCAAAGCAGATGTTTATTCATTCGGAGCATTACTACTTGAGTTTGCGTGTGGAAGAATGTTCATAGAGTATCCCGGGAAGCCTGAAGAGTTTAACCTAATCAGCTGGGTGTGTCAATGCTGGAAAAGAGGGAACTTAGCTGGTGCCCGCGATGCTAGATTGGAAGGAGATTACGTCTGCAAGGAGATAGAGTTGGTACTGAAGCTTGGACTACTCTGTGCACAATACAATCCAGAGGACAGGCCTAGTATGTCCCAAGTGGTAAACTATCTTGAAGGAAATGATGTTTTGCCTGAGATGCCTCCAGACACACCCGGGATCAGTATTCCAACACCGTACAATGAAGTTCTTGCGTAG
- the LOC104790898 gene encoding protein TOC75-3, chloroplastic isoform X1 → MAAFSVNGQLIPAATSSTNSYPLSSRRKFISPSTSRLPRFSSPSPRVPSIKCSSSSLPSRDTEPSSKDSLLKNLAKPLAVASVSSAASLFLFRISNLPSVLTGGGGGGGGGGDGNFGGFGGGGGDGDGGFWGKLFSPAPAVADEEQSPDWDSHGLPANIVVQLNKLSGFKKYKVSDIMFFDRRRQTTIGTEDSFFEMVSIRPGGVYTKAQLQKELETLATCGMFEKVDLEGKTKPDGTLGVTISFAESTWQSADRFRCINVGLMVQSKPIEMDSDMTDKEKLEYYRSLEKDYKRRIDRARPCLLPAPVYGEVMQMLRDQGKVSARLLQRIRDRVQKWYHDEGYACAQVVNFGNLNTKEVVCEVVEGDITQLVIQFQDKLGNVVEGNTQVPVVRRELPKQLRQGYVFNIEAGKQALRNINSLGLFSNIEVNPRPDEKNEGGIIVEIKLKELEQKSAEVSTEWSIVPGRGGAPTLASFQPGGSVTFEHRNLQGLNRSLMGSVTTSNFLNPQDDLSFKLEYVHPYLDGVYNPRNRTFKTSCFNSRKLSPVFTGGPGVEEVPPIWVDRAGLKANITENFTRQSKFTYGLVMEEITTRDESSHIAANGQRLLPSGGISADGPPTTLSGTGIDRMAFLQANITRDNTKFINGAVVGERTVFQVDQGLGIGSKFPFFNRHQLTMTKFIQLLQVEEGAGKPPPPVLVLHGHYGGCVGDLPSYDAFVLGGPYSVRGYNMGEIGAARNIAEVSAEIRIPVKNTHVYAFVEHGNDLGSSKDVKGNPTAVYRRTGQGSSYGAGVKLGLVRAEYAVDHNNGTGALFFRFGERY, encoded by the exons ATGGCCGCCTTCTCCGTCAACGGGCAGCTTATCCCGGCGGCGACTAGCTCTACCAATTCTTATCCTCTCTCTTCTCGCAGGAAATTTATTTCGCCTTCCACATCTCGTCTTCCTCGCTTCTCCTCACCATCTCCTCGCGTCCCGTCGATAAAATGCAGCAGTAGCAGCTTACCTAGCCGAGATACTGAGCCTTCTTCGAAGGATTCTCTCCTTAAAAACCTAGCGAAACCTCTAGCCGTAGCCTCAGTCTCGTCCGCTGCTTCCTTGTTTCTATTCCGAATCTCGAATCTTCCGTCGGTTCTGAccggtggaggtggaggtggaggtggaggaggagatgggAATTTCGGTGGGTTTGGTGGTGGAGGCGGTGATGGAGATGGTGGATTTTGGGGGAAATTGTTTTCTCCGGCTCCGGCGGTTGCTGATGAGGAACAATCACCGGATTGGGATTCTCATGGTTTGCCGGCGAACATCGTTGTGCAATTGAACAAGCTTAGTGGTTTCAAGAAGTATAAGGTTTCTGATATTATGTTCTTTGATCGACGGAGACAAACCACGATTGGTACTGAAGACTCCTTCTTCGAGATGGTCTCGATTCGTCCCGGCGGTGTTTACACTAAAGCTCAATTGCAGAAGGAGCTTGAAACCCTAGCTACTTGTGGAATGTTCGAGAAGGTTGATTTGGAAGGGAAAACGAAACCTGACGGAACCCTAGGTGTTACCATCTCCTTTGCTGAGAGTAC ATGGCAATCTGCTGATAGGTTCCGATGTATCAACGTTGGGCTGATGGTGCAGTCGAAGCCGATTGAGATGGACTCGGATATGACTGATAAAGAGAAGCTTGAGTATTACAGGAGCTTGGAGAAGGACTACAAGAGGAGAATCGATAGGGCGCGTCCGTGTTTGTTGCCTGCACCTGTGTATGGTGAGGTGATGCAGATGCTCAGGGATCAAGGGAAAGTGAGTGCGAGGCTTTTGCAGAGGATTAGGGACCGTGTTCAGAAATGGTACCATGACGAAGGGTATGCTTGTGCTCAAGTTGTGAATTTTGGGAATTTGAACACTAAGGAGGTTGTTTGTGAAGTTGTGGAAGGTGATATAACTCAGCTGGTGATTCAGTTTCAAGATAAGCTCGGGAATGTGGTTGAAGGGAACACTCAAGTTCCTGTGGTGCGCAGGGAATTGCCTAAGCAG CTCCGCCAAGGCTATGTTTTCAACATTGAAGCTGGGAAACAAGCTCTTAGGAACATCAACTCATTAGGTTTGTTCTCTAATATTGAAGTCAATCCACGCCCAGATGAGAAAAATGAAGGGGGAATTATCGTTGAGATCAAACTGAAAGAGCTAGAGCAGAAGTCAGCTGAAGTCAGTACTGAATGGAGTATCGTTCCTGGGCGCGGAGGAGCTCCCACACTG GCTTCATTCCAGCCAGGTGGGTCTGTTACTTTCGAACATCGAAACCTCCAGGGTCTTAATAGGTCTCTCATGGGTTCAGTGACCACTAGCAACTTCTTGAATCCTCAG gaTGATCTTTCGTTTAAGCTTGAGTATGTGCACCCGTATCTCGATGGTGTTTACAATCCTCGTAACCGTACATTCAAGACGAGCTGCTTCAACAGCCGCAAACTTAGCCCAGTATTTACTGGAGGACCCGGTGTTGAGGAAGTGCCACCAATTTGGGTTGATCGAGCTGGTCTCAAAGCTAATATAACTGAG AACTTCACACGTCAGAGTAAGTTTACATATGGACTTGTGATGGAGGAGATAACAACCCGAGATGAAAGCAGTCACATTGCTGCAAATGGTCAGAGACTACTACCTAGCGGTGGAATCAGTGCTGATGGACCTCCAACAACTCTCAGTGGTACCGGTATCGATCGGATGGCTTTTCTACAAGCCAACATCACCCGCGACAATACCAAATTTATTAATGGGGCAGTAGTTGGAGAGAGAACTGTCTTTCAG GTTGATCAGGGACTGGGTATTGGGAGCAAATTCCCATTCTTCAACCGCCACCAGTTAACCATGACAAAATTCATTCAGCTGCTGCAAGTAGAAGAAGGCGCTGGTAAGCCACCACCACCAGTTCTAGTCCTCCACGGGCATTACGGAGGCTGCGTTGGCGACCTTCCAAGCTACGATGCTTTTGTCCTCGGTGGTCCGTACTCCGTCCGTGGCTACAATATGGGTGAGATTGGCGCTGCTAGAAACATTGCCGAG GTCAGTGCTGAGATCAGAATACCTGTGAAGAATACGCATGTCTACGCCTTTGTTGAGCACGGAAATGATTTAGGAAGCTCAAAGGACGTGAAGGGAAACCCTACAGCAGTCTACAGGAGAACGGGACAGGGTTCATCCTACGGTGCAGGTGTGAAACTCGGATTGGTCCGGGCGGAGTATGCTGTAGATCACAACAACGGAACCGGTGCTCTGTTCTTCCGGTTTGGAGAGAGGTATTAA